From the Kitasatospora viridis genome, one window contains:
- a CDS encoding DUF3159 domain-containing protein, producing MTNPPGGEHAAPHALITDEPVETPEQAAARQAAASKEAADTVMQAFGGVRGLIDTTAPGLVFIATFTVTHKVSFAAWAALGLCVLLVVVRLLRRETLKHAFSGVFGVAIGAFFAMRTGKAQNFYLPGLLYSVGYCLALAVSALSRWPLIGVMLGPITGEMFTWRTQNPGRLKAYTKATWAWVLIMGLKPVILFPLYFTGDVNLLGWLKVALAYPPLLLAMYVTWRILLTAPPPIKAEVPAEDE from the coding sequence GTGACCAATCCGCCCGGCGGCGAGCACGCCGCCCCGCACGCACTGATCACTGACGAGCCGGTCGAGACGCCGGAGCAGGCCGCGGCCCGCCAGGCGGCTGCGTCCAAGGAGGCCGCCGACACGGTCATGCAGGCGTTCGGCGGGGTCCGCGGCCTGATCGACACGACCGCGCCCGGCCTGGTCTTCATCGCCACCTTCACGGTGACCCACAAGGTCTCGTTCGCCGCCTGGGCCGCGCTCGGTCTGTGCGTGCTGCTCGTGGTGGTCCGGCTGCTGCGGCGGGAGACCCTCAAGCACGCCTTCTCCGGCGTCTTCGGCGTGGCGATCGGCGCGTTCTTCGCGATGCGCACCGGCAAGGCGCAGAACTTCTACCTGCCGGGGCTGCTCTACAGCGTCGGCTACTGCCTGGCGCTGGCGGTCTCGGCCCTGTCGCGCTGGCCGCTGATCGGCGTGATGCTCGGCCCGATCACCGGCGAGATGTTCACCTGGCGGACCCAGAACCCGGGCCGGCTCAAGGCCTACACCAAGGCCACCTGGGCCTGGGTGCTGATCATGGGCCTCAAGCCGGTGATCCTGTTCCCGCTCTACTTCACCGGCGACGTGAACCTGCTGGGCTGGCTGAAGGTGGCCCTCGCCTACCCGCCGCTGCTGCTGGCGATGTACGTGACCTGGCGGATCCTGCTCACCGCGCCGCCGCCGATCAAGGCCGAGGTCCCGGCCGAGGACGAGTAG
- a CDS encoding potassium channel family protein: MHIVIMGCGRVGSALARALEKQGHSVAVVDQDPTAFRRLGAGFNGRRVTGVGFDQDTLREAGIEEAGAFAAVSSGDNSNIIAARVARETFGVEHVAARIYDPRRAEVYQRLGIPTVATVRWTADQMLRRLLPSGAEPLWQDPSGTVQLAEVAYAPSWIGHRISELEEAAGARVAFVTRLGEGTLPTAHMVVQEGDLVQVMVRKAELAAVEAAFAAGPKEGH, encoded by the coding sequence GTGCACATCGTGATCATGGGTTGCGGACGCGTCGGCTCGGCGCTCGCCAGAGCCCTGGAGAAGCAGGGCCACTCGGTGGCCGTGGTCGACCAGGACCCGACCGCCTTCCGCCGGCTCGGGGCCGGCTTCAACGGCCGCCGCGTCACCGGCGTCGGATTCGACCAGGACACCCTGCGCGAAGCCGGCATCGAGGAGGCCGGCGCCTTCGCCGCCGTCAGCAGCGGCGACAACTCCAACATCATCGCGGCCCGGGTCGCCCGGGAGACCTTCGGCGTCGAGCACGTCGCCGCCCGGATCTACGACCCGCGACGGGCCGAGGTCTACCAGCGCCTCGGCATCCCGACCGTGGCCACCGTGCGCTGGACCGCCGACCAGATGCTGCGCCGGCTGCTGCCGAGCGGCGCCGAACCGCTCTGGCAGGACCCGAGCGGCACCGTGCAGCTGGCCGAGGTGGCCTACGCGCCGTCCTGGATCGGCCACCGGATCTCCGAACTGGAGGAGGCCGCCGGCGCCCGGGTGGCGTTCGTCACCCGGCTCGGCGAGGGCACGCTGCCCACCGCGCACATGGTGGTGCAGGAGGGCGACCTGGTCCAGGTGATGGTGCGCAAGGCGGAACTGGCCGCGGTCGAGGCCGCGTTCGCCGCCGGCCCGAAGGAGGGTCACTGA
- a CDS encoding ABC transporter ATP-binding protein translates to MTPAETAPPAPPELADLRAAALQGARPPARDGLVVCENLVRIFRTGPAGRPGGVEVQALQGLDLVVAEGELLAVVGSSGSGKSTLLSILAGLDRPSAGTARVAGTDLAALGRRARTEYRRRTVGVVRQQTGRNLLPYLTARENVQLPLGYAGLARAKRPPRAAELLDLLGIGRLAHRRPAELSGGEQQRVAIAVALANEPRLLLADEPTGELDTATAAEIFAALREANRELGVTVLVVTHDALVSEQVRRTVRIRDGRTSTEVLRRRADEGERAGSHGLVGQEYAVLDRVGRLQLPREFTERLALRDRVRLLLEADHIGVWPDQTEGEGTEG, encoded by the coding sequence GTGACACCTGCTGAGACCGCACCGCCCGCGCCGCCCGAGCTGGCCGACCTGCGGGCGGCGGCACTGCAAGGGGCCCGGCCACCCGCCCGGGACGGGCTGGTGGTCTGCGAGAACCTGGTCCGGATCTTCCGCACCGGCCCGGCCGGCCGCCCCGGCGGCGTCGAGGTGCAGGCGCTGCAAGGGCTGGACCTGGTGGTGGCCGAGGGCGAACTGCTGGCCGTGGTCGGCTCCTCCGGCTCGGGCAAGTCGACCCTGCTGTCCATCCTGGCCGGCCTGGACCGCCCCAGCGCCGGCACCGCGCGGGTGGCCGGCACCGACCTTGCCGCGCTCGGCCGCCGGGCCAGGACCGAGTACCGGCGCCGCACCGTCGGCGTGGTGCGCCAGCAGACCGGGCGCAACCTGCTGCCCTACCTGACGGCCCGGGAGAACGTCCAACTCCCGCTCGGCTACGCCGGCCTGGCCCGCGCCAAGCGGCCTCCCAGGGCGGCCGAACTGCTCGACCTGCTGGGCATCGGCCGGCTCGCCCACCGCCGTCCGGCCGAGCTCTCCGGCGGCGAGCAGCAGCGGGTGGCGATCGCGGTCGCGCTGGCCAACGAGCCCCGGCTGCTGCTCGCCGACGAACCGACCGGGGAGCTGGACACCGCCACCGCCGCGGAAATCTTCGCCGCACTGCGGGAGGCAAACCGCGAGCTTGGGGTTACCGTACTGGTCGTCACGCACGATGCGCTGGTGTCCGAACAGGTCCGGCGGACCGTGCGGATCCGGGACGGACGGACCTCCACCGAGGTGCTGCGCCGCCGGGCGGACGAGGGGGAGCGGGCGGGCTCGCACGGACTGGTCGGGCAGGAGTACGCGGTGCTCGACCGGGTGGGGCGGCTGCAACTGCCCCGCGAGTTCACCGAGCGGCTGGCCCTGCGGGACCGGGTCCGGCTGCTCCTGGAAGCGGATCACATCGGGGTCTGGCCGGACCAGACCGAGGGGGAGGGGACTGAAGGATGA
- a CDS encoding LppU/SCO3897 family protein, with protein MSTPPPPQGQYPPPQGGGYGPPGAYGAPQGYAQPQQGYAPPQQGYAPPQQGYPQPQYGQPAPQYPQQPGFGYNQPPVKRRSGGKVVLSIFILIVVAVVGVLYYIGDKNNPTYAAVGDCVHNKNGNPAPGATTEHPDLVTIACTDPNADAKVVGKVSGTLLPEMSCKKFPTADGWYTQREGSDDFTLCLQFLKQTDQPSDQSSGS; from the coding sequence TTGTCCACTCCGCCGCCTCCCCAGGGGCAGTACCCGCCGCCGCAGGGCGGGGGATACGGCCCGCCCGGCGCCTACGGCGCGCCGCAGGGCTACGCGCAGCCGCAGCAGGGGTACGCCCCGCCCCAGCAGGGGTACGCGCCGCCGCAGCAGGGCTACCCGCAGCCGCAGTACGGCCAGCCCGCGCCGCAGTACCCGCAGCAGCCCGGCTTCGGCTACAACCAGCCGCCGGTCAAGCGCCGCAGCGGGGGGAAGGTGGTGCTCAGCATCTTCATCCTCATCGTGGTCGCGGTGGTCGGTGTCCTGTACTACATCGGCGACAAGAACAACCCGACCTACGCCGCGGTCGGCGACTGCGTGCACAACAAGAACGGCAACCCGGCGCCGGGCGCCACCACCGAGCACCCGGACCTGGTCACCATCGCCTGCACCGACCCGAACGCCGACGCCAAGGTGGTCGGCAAGGTGTCGGGCACGCTGCTCCCCGAGATGAGCTGCAAGAAGTTCCCGACCGCCGACGGCTGGTACACCCAGCGCGAGGGGTCCGACGACTTCACGCTCTGCCTGCAGTTCCTGAAGCAGACCGACCAGCCCTCGGACCAGTCCTCCGGGTCCTGA
- a CDS encoding sensor histidine kinase, with protein MARGRLRIYLGAAPGVGKTYAMLCEGHRRLNRGTDVVVGFVETHGRQNTAELLHGLEAVPRRAMEHRGAEFTELDLDALLARRPQVALVDELAHTNVPGSRNAKRWQDVEELLAAGIDVISTVNVQHLESLGDVVEGITGVRQRETVPDEVVRRADQLELVDMSPQALRRRLAHGNVYAPEKIDAALSNYFRPGNLTALRELALLWTADRVDEYLQRYRAEQGIDSTWQARERIVVGLTGGPEGATLIRRAARIAAKGSGSELLAVHISRSDGLVPGSGSPQALIEQRVLVESLGGSFHTVLGDDPAPALLEFARGVNATQIVLGSSRRKPWQYVYGPGVGSTVARDSGDIDVHIVTHEHAANGRGRLPIRRVTDLGRPRTVAGWLIGVAGPPLLALLLSQVNDTALPTDMLLFFSVTICAALVGGLFPAIASALVGSTALNYYFTPPIHRLTISDPQNILAVGIFTAVGIAVATVVDVAARRTHEAARSQAEAQTLSTLAGTVLRGGSPNGDGMLKALLDQVRETFQVESVALLERRHEFDPWHALAATGPNPPEHPEDGQVDVPAGKTLALVLCGRMLPASDRRLLGAFAAQAAVLAEREQLAREAAAARRQAEGNRIRTALLAAVSHDLRTPLAGIKAAVSSLRADDVQWSEADEAELLAGIEAGADRLDHLINNLLDMSRLQTGTVTPLIQEVDLDEVVPFALGGVPLESVRLEVPESLPMVSADAGLLERALANLIENAVKYSPPDLRVLVRADALDPATTARRGPADGRGRVELRVVDRGPGVPEEAKEKIFAPFQRYGDAPRGAGVGLGLAVARGFVESMGGSITAEDTPGGGLTMVVSLPAVARPPEQPADPEPVNPTSAPRKAELA; from the coding sequence ATGGCGCGCGGAAGGCTGCGGATCTACCTCGGGGCGGCCCCCGGGGTGGGGAAGACGTACGCGATGCTGTGCGAGGGCCACCGGCGCCTGAACCGCGGCACCGACGTGGTGGTCGGCTTCGTCGAGACCCACGGGCGGCAGAACACCGCCGAACTGCTGCACGGCCTGGAGGCCGTACCGCGCCGGGCGATGGAGCACCGCGGCGCCGAGTTCACCGAGCTGGACCTGGACGCGCTGCTGGCCCGCCGCCCGCAGGTCGCGCTGGTCGACGAGCTGGCCCACACCAACGTGCCGGGCAGCCGCAACGCCAAGCGCTGGCAGGACGTCGAGGAACTGCTGGCCGCCGGCATCGACGTCATCTCCACCGTCAACGTCCAGCACCTGGAGTCGCTGGGCGACGTGGTCGAGGGCATCACCGGGGTCCGCCAGCGCGAGACCGTGCCGGACGAGGTGGTCCGCCGCGCCGACCAGCTCGAACTCGTCGACATGTCGCCCCAGGCACTGCGCCGCCGGCTGGCGCACGGCAACGTGTACGCGCCGGAGAAGATCGACGCGGCCCTGTCCAACTACTTCCGCCCCGGCAACCTGACCGCGCTGCGCGAGTTGGCGCTGCTCTGGACCGCCGACCGGGTCGACGAGTACCTCCAGCGCTACCGCGCCGAACAGGGCATCGACAGCACCTGGCAGGCCCGAGAGCGGATCGTGGTCGGCCTGACCGGCGGCCCCGAGGGCGCCACGCTGATCCGCCGGGCCGCCCGGATCGCCGCCAAGGGCTCCGGCAGCGAACTGCTCGCCGTGCACATCTCCCGCTCCGACGGGCTGGTCCCCGGCAGCGGCTCCCCGCAGGCGCTGATCGAGCAGCGGGTCCTGGTCGAGAGCCTGGGCGGCAGCTTCCACACCGTGCTCGGCGACGACCCGGCACCCGCCCTGCTGGAGTTCGCCCGCGGCGTCAACGCCACCCAGATCGTGCTCGGCTCCAGCCGGCGCAAGCCCTGGCAGTACGTCTACGGCCCCGGCGTGGGCTCCACGGTGGCCCGCGACTCCGGCGACATCGACGTGCACATCGTCACCCACGAGCACGCGGCCAACGGCCGCGGCCGGCTGCCGATCCGCCGGGTCACCGACCTCGGCCGCCCGCGCACGGTGGCCGGCTGGCTGATCGGCGTCGCCGGGCCGCCGCTGCTGGCACTGCTGCTCTCCCAGGTGAACGACACCGCGCTGCCCACCGACATGCTGCTGTTCTTCTCGGTGACGATCTGCGCGGCGCTGGTCGGCGGGCTCTTCCCGGCGATCGCCTCGGCGCTGGTCGGCTCGACCGCGCTGAACTACTACTTCACCCCGCCGATCCACCGGCTGACCATCTCCGACCCGCAGAACATCCTGGCGGTGGGCATCTTCACCGCGGTCGGGATAGCCGTCGCCACCGTGGTGGACGTGGCCGCCCGGCGCACCCACGAGGCGGCCCGCTCCCAGGCCGAGGCCCAGACCCTGAGCACGCTGGCCGGCACCGTGCTGCGCGGCGGCTCGCCCAACGGGGACGGCATGCTCAAGGCCCTGCTGGACCAGGTCCGGGAGACCTTCCAGGTCGAGTCGGTCGCCCTGCTGGAGCGCCGGCACGAGTTCGACCCCTGGCACGCGCTCGCGGCGACCGGGCCCAACCCGCCCGAGCACCCGGAGGACGGCCAGGTCGACGTCCCGGCCGGCAAGACGCTGGCCCTGGTGCTCTGCGGCCGGATGCTGCCCGCCTCCGACCGGCGGCTGCTCGGGGCCTTCGCCGCGCAGGCCGCCGTGCTGGCCGAGCGCGAGCAGCTGGCCCGGGAGGCCGCCGCCGCCCGCCGGCAGGCCGAGGGCAACCGGATCCGCACCGCGCTGCTGGCCGCCGTCTCGCACGACCTGCGCACCCCGCTGGCCGGCATCAAGGCCGCCGTCTCCTCGCTGCGGGCCGACGACGTGCAGTGGTCCGAGGCCGACGAGGCCGAGCTGCTGGCCGGCATCGAGGCCGGCGCGGACCGGCTCGACCACCTGATCAACAACCTGCTGGACATGAGCCGGCTGCAGACCGGCACGGTCACCCCGCTGATCCAGGAGGTGGACCTGGACGAGGTGGTGCCGTTCGCGCTCGGCGGGGTGCCGCTGGAGTCGGTCCGGCTGGAGGTGCCGGAGAGCCTGCCGATGGTCTCGGCGGACGCCGGACTGCTGGAGCGGGCGCTGGCCAACCTGATCGAGAACGCCGTGAAGTACAGCCCGCCGGACCTGAGGGTGCTGGTCCGGGCGGACGCCCTGGACCCCGCCACGACCGCCCGGCGCGGCCCGGCCGACGGCCGGGGCCGGGTGGAGCTGCGGGTGGTGGACCGCGGGCCGGGGGTGCCCGAGGAGGCCAAGGAGAAGATCTTCGCCCCGTTCCAGCGCTACGGCGACGCGCCGCGCGGCGCCGGCGTGGGCCTCGGCCTCGCGGTGGCCCGCGGCTTCGTCGAGTCGATGGGCGGCAGCATCACCGCGGAGGACACCCCCGGCGGCGGGCTGACCATGGTCGTCTCGCTGCCCGCCGTGGCCCGGCCGCCCGAACAGCCGGCCGACCCCGAACCCGTGAACCCAACCTCGGCCCCCCGAAAGGCGGAGCTCGCATGA
- a CDS encoding ABC transporter ATP-binding protein codes for MIEVEEVWRSFGSGAGAVHAVRGVSFSARKGELTALRGRSGSGKTTLLNLVGGLDAPSKGKILLDGTDLAALDEAGRLALRRDRIGFVFQSFGLIPILSAAENVGVPMRLRKVPAAQREERVRTLLALVGLADHAEQRPTEMSGGQQQRVAIARALANEPALIIADEPTGQLDSETGRAVMQLLRAVVRSEGVTVLVATHDPQLMELADRVVELRDGRILE; via the coding sequence ATGATCGAGGTCGAGGAGGTCTGGCGCAGCTTCGGCAGCGGCGCGGGCGCCGTGCACGCCGTGCGCGGCGTCTCGTTCAGCGCCCGCAAGGGCGAACTGACCGCGCTGCGCGGCCGCTCCGGCTCCGGCAAGACCACGCTGCTCAACCTGGTCGGCGGACTGGACGCGCCCAGCAAGGGCAAGATCCTGCTCGACGGCACCGACCTGGCCGCGCTCGACGAGGCCGGCCGGCTTGCCCTGCGCCGGGACCGGATCGGCTTCGTCTTCCAGTCCTTCGGCCTGATCCCGATCCTCAGCGCCGCCGAGAACGTCGGCGTGCCGATGCGGCTGCGCAAGGTGCCCGCCGCCCAGCGCGAGGAGCGGGTGCGCACCCTGCTGGCGCTGGTCGGCCTGGCCGACCACGCCGAGCAGCGGCCCACCGAGATGTCGGGCGGCCAGCAGCAGCGGGTGGCGATCGCCCGGGCGCTGGCCAACGAGCCGGCGCTGATCATCGCCGACGAGCCGACCGGCCAGCTGGACTCGGAGACCGGCCGCGCGGTGATGCAGCTGCTGCGCGCGGTGGTGCGCAGCGAGGGCGTCACCGTGCTGGTGGCCACCCACGACCCGCAGTTGATGGAACTCGCCGACCGGGTGGTGGAGCTGAGGGACGGTCGGATCCTGGAGTGA
- a CDS encoding potassium channel family protein, translating into MRVAIAGAGAVGRSIAVELLENGHEVLLIDKNPNSISVERVPTAEWLLADACEITSLDEAALQHCHVVIAATGDDKVNLVVSLLAKTEYGVPRVVARVNNPKNEWLFNESWGVDVAVSTPRLMSALVEEAVSVGDLVRLMRFSQGNANLVELTLAEDAELAGTRVGDVSWPVDTALVTVIRGGRVLVPTREDTLEGGDELLFVAAQEREEELELLLSAGAGAQ; encoded by the coding sequence ATGCGGGTAGCGATTGCCGGAGCCGGCGCGGTGGGCCGCTCGATCGCCGTCGAGCTGCTGGAGAACGGCCACGAGGTCCTGCTCATAGACAAGAACCCGAACTCCATCTCGGTGGAGCGGGTGCCCACGGCCGAGTGGCTGCTCGCCGACGCCTGCGAGATCACCTCGCTGGACGAGGCCGCCCTGCAGCACTGCCACGTGGTGATCGCCGCCACCGGTGACGACAAGGTCAACCTGGTGGTCTCGCTGCTGGCCAAGACCGAGTACGGGGTGCCCCGGGTGGTCGCCCGGGTGAACAACCCGAAGAACGAGTGGCTCTTCAACGAGTCCTGGGGCGTGGACGTCGCCGTCTCCACCCCGCGCCTGATGTCGGCGCTGGTCGAGGAGGCGGTGAGCGTCGGCGACCTGGTGCGCCTGATGCGGTTCAGCCAGGGCAACGCCAACCTGGTCGAACTGACCCTGGCCGAGGACGCCGAGCTGGCCGGCACCCGGGTGGGCGACGTCTCCTGGCCGGTGGACACCGCGCTGGTCACCGTGATCCGCGGCGGCCGGGTGCTGGTGCCGACCCGCGAGGACACCCTGGAGGGCGGCGACGAGCTGCTCTTCGTCGCCGCGCAGGAGCGCGAGGAGGAGCTGGAGCTCCTGCTCTCGGCGGGCGCCGGCGCGCAGTAG
- a CDS encoding OB-fold nucleic acid binding domain-containing protein, protein MSGNSSDQPQGRLRRMFSRLTASQEELQAEELRQDAAEAGCQPIAAVGDRELVTVSGTLRTVTLRPRAGVPALEAELFDGTEALDVVWLGRRSIAGIEPGRRLTASGRISSARGRRVLFNPRYELRPVGQGSDNQ, encoded by the coding sequence ATGAGTGGTAACAGCAGCGACCAGCCGCAGGGCCGACTGCGCCGGATGTTCTCCAGGCTCACCGCGAGCCAGGAGGAGCTCCAGGCGGAGGAGCTGCGCCAGGACGCCGCGGAGGCCGGCTGCCAGCCGATCGCCGCGGTCGGCGACCGCGAGCTGGTCACCGTCTCCGGCACCCTGCGCACCGTGACCCTGCGCCCCAGGGCCGGTGTGCCGGCCCTGGAGGCGGAGCTCTTCGACGGCACCGAGGCGCTCGACGTGGTCTGGCTGGGCCGGCGCTCGATCGCCGGGATAGAGCCGGGCCGCCGACTGACCGCCAGCGGCCGGATCAGCAGCGCACGCGGGCGCCGCGTGCTCTTCAACCCTCGCTACGAGCTTCGTCCGGTGGGACAGGGGAGCGACAACCAGTGA
- a CDS encoding response regulator: MTRVLVVDDEPQIVRALVINLKARKYEVDAAHDGAGALELAAARHPDVVVLDLGLPDMDGVEVIKGLRGWTRVPIIVLSARHASDEKVEALDAGADDYVTKPFGMDELLARMRAAVRRAEPVAGEDDSLVATDAFTVDLAAKKVNKDGVDIRLTPTEWHLLEVLVRNAGRLVSQTQLLQEVWGPAYRTETNYLRVYLAQLRRKLEADPSHPRHFITEAGMGYRFEP, from the coding sequence ATGACCCGGGTCCTCGTCGTGGACGACGAACCACAGATCGTCCGCGCCCTGGTGATCAACCTCAAGGCTCGGAAGTACGAGGTCGACGCCGCCCATGACGGCGCCGGCGCGCTCGAACTGGCCGCCGCCCGCCACCCCGACGTGGTGGTGCTCGACCTCGGCCTGCCCGACATGGACGGGGTCGAGGTGATCAAGGGCCTGCGCGGCTGGACCCGGGTGCCGATCATCGTGCTCTCCGCCCGGCACGCCTCGGACGAGAAGGTCGAGGCGCTGGACGCCGGCGCCGACGACTACGTGACCAAGCCGTTCGGCATGGACGAGCTGCTGGCCCGGATGAGGGCCGCCGTGCGCCGCGCCGAGCCCGTCGCCGGCGAGGACGACTCGCTGGTCGCCACCGACGCCTTCACGGTCGACCTGGCCGCCAAGAAGGTGAACAAGGACGGCGTGGACATCCGGCTCACCCCCACCGAGTGGCACCTGCTGGAGGTGCTGGTCCGCAACGCCGGCCGGCTGGTCAGCCAGACCCAGCTGCTCCAGGAGGTCTGGGGGCCGGCCTACCGCACCGAGACCAACTACCTGCGGGTCTACCTCGCCCAGCTGCGCCGCAAGCTGGAGGCCGACCCCTCGCACCCGCGCCACTTCATCACCGAGGCGGGCATGGGCTACCGCTTCGAACCGTGA
- a CDS encoding APC family permease — MPQLTALPKRILIGRALRSDKLGETLLPKRIALPVFASDALSSVAYAPEEILLTLSLAGASAIRFSWQIGVVVAVVMLAVVTSYRQNVHAYPSGGGDYEVATVNHGPNSGLVVASALMVDYVLTVAVSTTSGVANVVSAVPVLRGHEVALSVTLVLLLMGMNLRGVRESGTAFAVPTYAFMAGVIGMVGFGLFRHLVLGDALRAESAGFHLAPTPGNGALTGFALVFLLLRAFSSGCAALTGVEAISNGVPAFREPKSRNAASTLLMMAGIAVVMFMGIIYLAHLTGTQMAEDPARQLLGAPAGYHQKTALAQISAAVFAGFTPGFYFIAAVTGLILVLAANTAFNGFPVLGSILARDRYLPRQLRTRGDRLAFSNGIVLLAAVAVVFVTAFGADPNRLIQLYIVGVFVSFNMSQSGMIRHWTRLLRTEADAGQRRRMRRSRLINGFGLVMTAAVLVVVLVTKIGHAWIAIAAMAVLFAMMKAIRRHYDRVAGELAPAAEPEPAGAAAPTRIHAVVLVSRLHRPALRALAYAELARPHVLEAVTAGVDAADTAALREEWERRGIGVPLKVLDSPYREITAPVLEYVRGLRGSSPHTVVSVYIPEYVVGRWYEHLLHNQSALRLKGRLLFKPGVMVTSVPWQSESSARRRPARGRSAPGDVRRGEPRRRTVPSGAAVEIPAPPVSTDKDAVT; from the coding sequence GTGCCCCAACTGACCGCGCTCCCCAAGCGGATCCTGATCGGCCGCGCACTGCGCAGTGACAAGCTCGGCGAGACCCTGCTGCCCAAGCGGATCGCCCTGCCGGTCTTCGCCTCCGACGCGCTCTCCTCGGTGGCCTACGCGCCCGAGGAGATCCTGCTGACGCTCTCCCTGGCGGGCGCCTCGGCGATCCGCTTCTCCTGGCAGATCGGCGTCGTGGTGGCCGTCGTGATGCTCGCGGTGGTCACCTCCTACCGGCAGAACGTGCACGCCTACCCGAGCGGCGGCGGCGACTACGAGGTCGCCACCGTCAACCACGGGCCGAACTCCGGCCTGGTGGTGGCCAGCGCGCTGATGGTGGACTACGTGCTCACGGTGGCGGTCTCCACCACCTCGGGCGTGGCCAACGTGGTCTCCGCCGTGCCGGTGCTGCGCGGCCACGAGGTGGCGCTCAGCGTCACCCTGGTGCTGCTGCTGATGGGGATGAACCTGCGCGGGGTGCGCGAGTCCGGCACCGCGTTCGCCGTCCCCACCTACGCCTTCATGGCGGGGGTGATCGGCATGGTCGGCTTCGGCCTGTTCCGGCACCTGGTGCTCGGCGACGCGCTGCGCGCCGAGAGCGCCGGCTTCCACCTGGCGCCGACCCCCGGCAACGGCGCGCTGACCGGCTTCGCCCTGGTCTTCCTGCTGCTGCGGGCGTTCTCCTCGGGCTGCGCCGCGCTCACCGGCGTGGAGGCGATCAGCAACGGCGTGCCGGCCTTCCGCGAGCCGAAGAGCCGCAACGCCGCGAGCACCCTGCTGATGATGGCCGGCATCGCGGTCGTCATGTTCATGGGCATCATCTACCTGGCCCATCTGACGGGGACCCAGATGGCCGAGGACCCGGCCCGGCAGCTGCTCGGCGCCCCGGCCGGGTACCACCAGAAGACGGCGCTCGCGCAGATCAGCGCCGCCGTCTTCGCCGGCTTCACGCCGGGCTTCTACTTCATCGCCGCCGTCACCGGTCTGATACTGGTGCTCGCCGCCAACACCGCGTTCAACGGCTTCCCGGTGCTCGGCTCGATCCTCGCCCGGGACCGCTACCTGCCCCGCCAACTGCGCACCCGGGGCGACCGGCTGGCCTTCTCCAACGGGATCGTCCTGCTGGCGGCGGTCGCGGTCGTCTTCGTCACCGCCTTCGGCGCCGACCCGAACCGGCTGATCCAGCTCTACATCGTCGGCGTGTTCGTCTCCTTCAACATGAGCCAGTCCGGCATGATCCGGCACTGGACCAGGCTGCTGCGCACCGAGGCGGACGCCGGACAGCGGCGCCGGATGCGGCGCTCCCGGCTGATCAACGGTTTCGGCCTGGTGATGACGGCCGCGGTGCTGGTCGTGGTGCTGGTGACCAAGATCGGCCACGCCTGGATCGCGATCGCCGCCATGGCGGTGCTGTTCGCGATGATGAAGGCGATCCGGCGGCACTACGACCGGGTGGCCGGGGAGCTGGCCCCGGCGGCCGAGCCGGAGCCGGCGGGCGCCGCGGCGCCGACCCGGATCCACGCCGTCGTGCTGGTCTCCCGGCTGCACAGGCCGGCGCTGCGCGCGCTGGCCTACGCCGAACTGGCCCGCCCGCACGTGCTGGAGGCGGTCACCGCCGGGGTGGACGCGGCCGACACCGCCGCGCTGCGCGAGGAGTGGGAGCGGCGCGGGATCGGGGTGCCGCTGAAGGTGCTGGACTCGCCCTACCGGGAGATCACCGCACCGGTGCTGGAGTACGTGCGCGGGCTGCGCGGCTCCTCCCCGCACACCGTGGTGAGCGTCTACATCCCCGAGTACGTGGTCGGCCGCTGGTACGAGCACCTGCTGCACAATCAGAGCGCGCTGCGGCTCAAGGGGCGGCTGCTCTTCAAGCCCGGAGTGATGGTCACCTCGGTGCCGTGGCAGTCGGAGTCGTCCGCGCGGCGCCGTCCGGCGCGCGGCCGCTCGGCGCCCGGCGACGTGCGGCGCGGCGAACCGCGTCGGCGCACGGTACCGTCGGGGGCTGCGGTCGAAATCCCCGCACCCCCCGTCAGCACCGACAAGGATGCCGTCACGTGA